The following are encoded together in the Lagopus muta isolate bLagMut1 chromosome Z, bLagMut1 primary, whole genome shotgun sequence genome:
- the LOC125687009 gene encoding ciliary neurotrophic factor receptor subunit alpha-like, whose translation MPVFFPAGSFCSLGTASSCAFKTSLSLPEFLLWLPPTPSTPCLIPTCPQVELSDGTSHTITDAYAGKEYIIQVAAKDNDIGTWSDWSVAVHATPWTEEPKHLTTEVQITETTSTSTSSFMPPPTTKICDKGAGVGSGAVAVCWTAGLVLAAYGVLFI comes from the exons ATgccggtcttcttccccgccggctcattttgcagcttgGGGACAGCCAGCTCCTGTGCCTTTAAGACTTCCCTCTCGCTGCCGGAGTTCCTCCTCTGGCTGCctcccacccccagcaccccctGCCTGATCCCCACCTGCCCGCAGGTCGAGCTGTCGGATGGCACGTCACACACCATCACAGATGCCTATGCTGGCAAGGAGTACATCATCCAGGTGGCCGCCAAAGACAACGACATCGGCACGTGGAGCGACTGGAGCGTGGCTGTGCATGCCACCCCCTGGACGGAGGAGCCCAAGCACCTCACCACGGAGGTTCAGATCACAG AGACGACGAGCACCAGCACTTCCTCTTTCATGCCGCCCCCCACCACCAAGATCTGCGACAAGGGGGCCGGAGTGGGCAGTGGCGCCGTGGCAGTGTGTTGGACAGCTGGACTGGTCTTGGCTGCCTATGGTGTCCTCTTTATTTAG
- the LOC125687171 gene encoding C-C motif chemokine 21-like translates to MALRVLLPLLLLAASLLLHQAEGVDNPASDCCLKTSQKTIPIKLVKTYSIQGPESGCVLRAVVFTTKKNMKICSSPTDPTVQKLIKSLDNRRKNPSQRKSKRQKKKQV, encoded by the exons ATGGCCCTGCGcgtcctgctgcctctgctcctgctggctgcttctCTCCTGCTCCACCAGGCTGAAG GTGTGGACAATCCGGCCTCAGACTGCTGCCTGAAGACCAGCCAGAAGACCATCCCCATCAAGCTGGTGAAGACCTACAGCATCCAGGGCCCTGAATCAGGATGCGTGCTGCGTGCTGTTGT GTTCACCACCAAGAAGAATATGAAAATCTGCTCCTCTCCTACCGACCCCACTGTCCAGAAGCTGATCAAGAGCCTggacaacagaagaaaaaaccctTCCCAGCGCAAATCCAAGAGGCAGAAGAAGAAGCAGGTCTAA